In the genome of Sander vitreus isolate 19-12246 chromosome 13, sanVit1, whole genome shotgun sequence, one region contains:
- the LOC144527917 gene encoding collagenase 3-like: MKTFNLCILVSLAVAVYCVPISHVTGQDEDFAESYLKRFFNLTEEKGPTGRQGISAISRKLSEMQKFFGLHITGTLDADTMTMMKKPRCGVPDTNIARFSTFGSDLKWQKNSLTYRIENYTPDMSAPEVDDSIEKALQVWAKVTPLRFTRIHSGTADIMISFGRQEHGDFYPFDGPDGTLAHAFAPGLGIGGDAHFDDDESFTFSSNTGYVLFMVAAHEFGHSLGLSHSDDPGALMYPVYSYNKADTFVLPRDDVNGIQSLYGPNPDTDGDIDEPQPPTTPDACDSTLVLDAVATLRGEMLFFKDNIFWRSFPQSNTPQQTLITNFWPEAPTNIDAAYESQQSDRVLLFKDRRVWAFSGYDLVRGYPKPISSFGLPKTLKKIDAALYDVESAKTLFFVDNSYYSYDEAKKTMDQGFPKRVDQTFSGLTSKVTAALHHKGFTYIYSGQYMFEYSLRTGRLFRVLRNNYFLRCTNF, from the exons ATGAAGACTTTCAATCTGTGCATTCTAGTGAGCCTGGCTGTCGCAGTTTACTGCGTGCCAATATCGCATGTTACTGGGCAAGATGAGGATTTTGCAGAG AGCTACCTGAAAAGATTCTTCAACCTAACAGAGGAGAAAGGTCCAACTGGCAGACAGGGGATCAGCGCGATAAGCAGGAAGCTGAGTGAGATGCAGAAGTTCTTTGGCCTCCACATCACCGGGACGCTGGATGCTGACACCATGACGATGATGAAGAAGCCCCGCTGTGGCGTCCCAGACACCAACATTGCCAGATTCTCCACGTTTGGAAGTGACCTCAAgtggcagaaaaacagcctTACCTACAG GATAGAGAACTACACACCTGACATGTCTGCGCCAGAAGTAGATGACTCCATAGAGAAAGCTCTGCAGGTTTGGGCCAAAGTCACTCCTCTGAGATTCACAAGAATCCACAGTGGCACCGCTGACATCATGATCTCCTTTGGCCGCCAAG AACATGGTGATTTTTACCCCTTTGATGGCCCTGATGGCACTCTTGCCCATGCCTTCGCCCCAGGCCTTGGCATTGGAGGAGACGCTCattttgatgatgatgagtcCTTCACTTTCAGCTCAAATACTG GCTACGTCCTCTTCATGGTGGCTGCCCATGAGTTTGGCCACTCCCTGGGCTTGTCTCACTCTGATGATCCTGGTGCTCTCATGTACCCTGTGTACTCATACAATAAAGCAGACACCTTCGTTCTGCCCCGGGATGATGTCAACGGCATCCAGTCTCTCTATG GTCCAAACCCTGATACGGATGGAGATATAGATGAACCTCAGCCCCCCACCACCCCTGATGCCTGTGATTCAACCCTGGTCCTGGATGCTGTCGCCACCCTGCGAGGAGAGATGCTCTTCTTCAAGGACAA CATCTTCTGGCGGAGCTTCCCTCAGAGCAATACACCTCAGCAAACTCTCATCACAAACTTCTGGCCCGAAGCCCCCACCAACATCGACGCTGCTTATGAAAGCCAACAGTCAGACAGAGTCCTTCTCTTTAAAG ATCGGAGAGTGTGGGCTTTCAGTGGCTATGATCTTGTGAGAGGCTATCCTAAACCAATTTCCAGTTTTGGTCTGCCCAAAACACTGAAGAAAATCGATGCGGCCCTCTATGACGTTGAATCTGCCAAGACTCTGTTCTTTGTAGACAACTCTTACTACAG TTATGATGAGGCCAAGAAGACCATGGACCAGGGATTCCCCAAGCGAGTGGATCAGACATTCTCCGGCCTGACCAGCAAGGTGACTGCAGCTCTCCATCACAAAG GTTTTACTTACATCTATAGCGGACAGTACATGTTTGAGTACAGCCTGAGGACCGGGAGGTTGTTCCGTGTGCTGAGGAACAACTACTTCCTGCGCTGCACTAACTTCTAG